A stretch of DNA from Sugiyamaella lignohabitans strain CBS 10342 chromosome B, complete sequence:
AAATCCCAATAGCATCATCAGACGTATATGATACGACATGTAGCTAGAGAACTGGATCTGCTAAACCGCAGAAAAAGCGGCTTGACATCTGTGGGTTAGGGTGGTGAagttgaaatttcagaatcAAGCACGAGTTCGAGTGAAATTTCCAATTACGACTGTGCAGCAGATAAACGATCTGGGTCGTAAAAAGTCGAGAGATGATCCGATTAACACCGAGAGTCTCAGGAGTAAGTCCGACCCCCCAAtaaactcctgcgaagcaggagccacggggtctggggcaaagccccagccgccggaggcagaaaaCCAGACTCCCCCTTCTAACAACCCCAGCTCAATCGAGTCTCGAGATATGGGTCAAGTGTGTTACAACAGTCAGTTTTCGGAGTTCGTCCTGCTCTTAGACAAACCAAAGCATTCCCAGGATTTGCCAAAAGATTCAATTCTTCGCAGGTTGCCAGTGCaactaccagcagcaccaatggCACTACCGAGACGGTCAGCGAGctagcagcatcagcaggtTCAGCTATCCAAACCGAGATTGCTCCTATTGTACAAAGTGCCAGTGAGACAATTCAAGCCGTGGTTGATACAGTGAGTCCAGATCAGATTGGATATTTCCAGTCGGTGGGATTGGCAcagagctggtggtggccTCCTGGCATGTTCCAACATATTTTCGAGATCGTCCATGTGAGCACGGGACTTCCTTGGTGGGCTACTATTGCCATGGTCACAGTGGGTATGAGAGCAGTGATGTTTCCCATGTATCTCAAGGCATCTAACGCCACGGCCAAAATGACAGCCCTAAAGCCCGAGTTGAACAGACTTATGAAAGACTATACCAATAGCGACGACCCGATTGCGGCACAAAAGACATTAATGGAACGTAAGAAATTGATGTTGGCACACAATGTTAAGACTTCACACTTGTTACTTCCTATGGCATCAGTGCCATTTTTCATTGGCGTGTTTTCTGCACTTAATGGCATGTCTAAAGTGCCAGTTCACGGACTCACGAGCGAAGGAGCTCTATGGTTCACAAACctggcagctgctgaccCATATGTCGGTTTGCAACTCATCACAGCATTGTTCTATGCCACGACATTCAAACTCGGAGGAGAGACCGGTGCTAATACCATGTCGCCAGccatgaagaagatattcACATACATGCCATTGATCGCAGTTCCCATGACCATGTCACTTCCAGCATCTGTGTGTATGTACTTTGCACTCAACGGTGTTCTTTCAGTCGGCCAGACATTCCttcttcaaaacaaaacgTTCCGAAACAAAGTAGGACTCGCACCCATTGTCAAGCCCGCCATGAACCCCGAAGACAACCTGTCCATCATGGAAACCCTCAAACAGAGCTTCGAAAAGACCAAACAGCGTGCCGAAAAGGCCCAGCGCGAAGCCGAGCGCGAACTGCGTctcaaaaaagaaaaagaggcCGAAGAGCGATCGAAATACGTGCAGTTCACCAAAAAGCCCCGCAAATAGACGTCTCCTAGCCATGTAAATAGAACCTCTTGTACATTTTTCCGGGGGGcatgtgcctccggcggctggggctccgccccagaccccgtggctcctgcttcgcaggagttgctgggaccgtcgacgaaacgactcgagcgcagcgagaggagtagcggggtctggggcggagccccagccgccggaggcagcgcgGACAGAGATGATTGTTTATTAGATTAGAGCTTGGAGTAGACGAACCGTTTGCCGGCGGCGAGTGATTCGAGTTGGTACTTGCGGCCCTCGTGAGCGAACTCGAGACGCTGGTTGAGGCTGTAGTTGGAGCGAGCACGGGCTTTTTGGATGAGTTCGGAGCCGCGTTTGCCTCGGCGGTCGACAAAGTCTTTGATGGCGGCGTAGGTCTCGTCGGGCATGTCAAATACGACCAGGTGCTTGCCGCCGGGGATAAT
This window harbors:
- the OXA1 gene encoding Oxa1p (Mitochondrial inner membrane insertase; mediates the insertion of both mitochondrial- and nuclear-encoded proteins from the matrix into the inner membrane; also has a role in insertion of carrier proteins into the inner membrane; acts as a voltage-gated ion channel, activated by substrate peptides; interacts with mitochondrial ribosomes; conserved from bacteria to animals; GO_component: GO:0016021 - integral component of membrane [Evidence IEA,IEA]; GO_component: GO:0016021 - integral component of membrane [Evidence ISM] [PMID 12192589]; GO_component: GO:0016020 - membrane [Evidence IEA]; GO_component: GO:0030061 - mitochondrial crista [Evidence IDA] [PMID 22513091]; GO_component: GO:0097002 - mitochondrial inner boundary membrane [Evidence IDA] [PMID 22513091]; GO_component: GO:0005743 - mitochondrial inner membrane [Evidence IEA,IEA]; GO_component: GO:0005762 - mitochondrial large ribosomal subunit [Evidence IPI] [PMID 14657017]; GO_component: GO:0005762 - mitochondrial large ribosomal subunit [Evidence IPI] [PMID 19783770]; GO_component: GO:0005739 - mitochondrion [Evidence IEA]; GO_component: GO:0005739 - mitochondrion [Evidence IDA] [PMID 16823961]; GO_function: GO:0005216 - ion channel activity [Evidence IDA] [PMID 22829595]; GO_function: GO:0032977 - membrane insertase activity [Evidence IMP] [PMID 9285818]; GO_function: GO:0032977 - membrane insertase activity [Evidence IMP] [PMID 9428747]; GO_function: GO:0097177 - mitochondrial ribosome binding [Evidence IDA] [PMID 14657018]; GO_process: GO:0000002 - mitochondrial genome maintenance [Evidence IGI,IMP] [PMID 18826960]; GO_process: GO:0033615 - mitochondrial proton-transporting ATP synthase complex assembly [Evidence IMP] [PMID 17344477]; GO_process: GO:0045039 - protein import into mitochondrial inner membrane [Evidence IMP] [PMID 22846909]; GO_process: GO:0051205 - protein insertion into membrane [Evidence IEA]; GO_process: GO:0032979 - protein insertion into mitochondrial membrane from inner side [Evidence IMP] [PMID 17452441]; GO_process: GO:0032979 - protein insertion into mitochondrial membrane from inner side [Evidence IMP] [PMID 9285818]; GO_process: GO:0032979 - protein insertion into mitochondrial membrane from inner side [Evidence IMP] [PMID 9428747]; GO_process: GO:0032979 - protein insertion into mitochondrial membrane from inner side [Evidence IMP,IPI] [PMID 9482871]) — its product is MLLREDTLPDIGLATFETNPEPKSTVASPEPRTGEAEDDEPYGSSVLQQSVFGVRPALRQTKAFPGFAKRFNSSQVASATTSSTNGTTETVSELAASAGSAIQTEIAPIVQSASETIQAVVDTVSPDQIGYFQSVGLAQSWWWPPGMFQHIFEIVHVSTGLPWWATIAMVTVGMRAVMFPMYLKASNATAKMTALKPELNRLMKDYTNSDDPIAAQKTLMERKKLMLAHNVKTSHLLLPMASVPFFIGVFSALNGMSKVPVHGLTSEGALWFTNLAAADPYVGLQLITALFYATTFKLGGETGANTMSPAMKKIFTYMPLIAVPMTMSLPASVCMYFALNGVLSVGQTFLLQNKTFRNKVGLAPIVKPAMNPEDNLSIMETLKQSFEKTKQRAEKAQREAERELRLKKEKEAEERSKYVQFTKKPRK